Proteins encoded by one window of Thalassoroseus pseudoceratinae:
- the dxs gene encoding 1-deoxy-D-xylulose-5-phosphate synthase has translation MNYEFLPHINSPKDLQALSESELQQVAAEIREALCHVVSDRAAHFASNLGVVELCIALHLVYDFSRDRLIWDTGHQIYPHKLITGRYNEFKTIRQKGGLMGYPNPAESPYDLFMTGHAGSSVSTVLGLKAADDLLFTDNRKAVAVIGDGALPSGIVFEALNNAAELNKDMLVVLNDNQMGICPRVGGLAKYLDKARTTGFYNGLKKDVSWLLNKVPMVGESVADTLHQFKESVKTFLHGGMLFEEMGFRYIGPIDGHDLKGLTETLRMVKDIKGPTLLHVFTEKGHGFEPALADPVKFHTPPPFQRNGQNGILKINSSSSVAYTNVVSSGIYEAMQRDDRVCVLTAAMCAGNKLAKIRSDFPDRFFDVGICEGHAVAFAGGMAKSGMRPIVDIYSTFLQRSFDQIFQEVALQNLPVTFCLDRSGLTGPDGATHNGVFDNTYMRVFPNMVCMAPGDERDVKPMLDFALTHDGPVSIRYPKTGITNLERPDTPVELGKSEVYEWGTDGMFVACGTLFNSCVKAASRLKREGLNVGVINARFIKPLDEETILAAVRECGFVVTVEESSLEGGFGSAVLEAANRQGLETKHIRCLGIPDQYIEHGDRDELLSDLGLDEAGFVETARELAGQFGSLQTTEDHSENPSESTV, from the coding sequence ATGAACTACGAATTCTTACCGCATATCAATTCCCCCAAAGATCTGCAGGCTCTGAGCGAATCGGAATTGCAACAGGTCGCGGCGGAAATCCGTGAGGCGTTGTGCCACGTGGTTTCCGATCGGGCAGCTCACTTCGCTAGCAATCTGGGAGTGGTGGAACTCTGCATTGCGTTGCACTTGGTCTATGACTTCTCTCGTGATCGCTTGATCTGGGATACCGGCCACCAAATCTATCCCCATAAGTTGATCACCGGACGCTACAACGAGTTCAAAACGATCCGTCAAAAGGGCGGATTGATGGGCTATCCGAACCCTGCGGAGAGTCCCTACGATCTCTTTATGACCGGACACGCCGGTTCCAGTGTTTCGACCGTGCTCGGTCTGAAAGCTGCCGATGACTTGCTCTTCACGGACAACCGCAAAGCCGTCGCGGTGATCGGTGACGGTGCATTGCCTTCGGGAATTGTGTTCGAAGCCTTGAACAACGCGGCTGAACTCAACAAAGACATGCTGGTTGTCCTCAATGACAATCAAATGGGCATCTGTCCGCGTGTGGGTGGGTTGGCGAAATATCTCGACAAAGCTCGCACCACGGGTTTCTACAATGGCCTGAAGAAAGATGTTTCCTGGCTGTTGAACAAGGTACCGATGGTCGGTGAATCCGTCGCGGACACGCTGCATCAATTTAAGGAGTCTGTCAAAACCTTCCTGCACGGTGGGATGCTGTTCGAGGAAATGGGTTTTCGGTACATCGGGCCAATCGATGGTCATGACTTGAAAGGCCTGACAGAAACGTTGCGGATGGTCAAGGACATCAAAGGCCCAACGTTGTTGCACGTCTTCACCGAGAAAGGCCACGGTTTCGAGCCGGCTCTCGCAGACCCCGTCAAGTTCCACACGCCACCGCCATTCCAACGCAACGGCCAAAACGGCATTCTCAAGATCAATTCGTCGTCGTCGGTGGCGTACACGAATGTTGTCTCATCCGGGATTTACGAAGCCATGCAACGCGATGATCGCGTGTGTGTGCTGACCGCTGCGATGTGTGCCGGAAACAAGCTGGCGAAAATTCGTAGTGACTTCCCCGATCGATTCTTCGATGTCGGCATCTGTGAAGGTCATGCGGTTGCGTTTGCCGGTGGGATGGCAAAGAGCGGCATGCGTCCGATTGTCGATATTTACAGCACGTTCTTGCAACGTTCGTTTGACCAAATCTTCCAGGAAGTCGCGTTGCAGAATTTGCCCGTCACCTTCTGTCTCGACCGCTCCGGTCTGACGGGACCGGACGGTGCAACCCACAACGGTGTCTTCGACAACACCTACATGCGGGTGTTCCCGAACATGGTCTGTATGGCACCTGGGGACGAACGTGATGTCAAACCGATGCTCGACTTCGCCCTGACTCACGATGGACCCGTTTCGATTCGTTACCCGAAAACCGGGATCACGAACTTGGAACGCCCGGACACTCCTGTGGAGCTTGGTAAGTCCGAGGTCTACGAGTGGGGCACGGATGGCATGTTTGTTGCCTGTGGCACGCTCTTCAATTCCTGCGTTAAGGCCGCGTCTCGGTTGAAACGCGAAGGTTTGAATGTCGGTGTGATCAACGCTCGATTCATTAAACCATTGGACGAAGAAACAATCCTCGCCGCCGTTCGTGAATGTGGTTTCGTTGTCACCGTCGAAGAGAGTTCGCTGGAGGGGGGCTTTGGTTCGGCAGTGCTTGAAGCTGCGAATCGCCAGGGGCTCGAAACCAAGCACATTCGCTGTCTAGGCATTCCCGATCAGTACATTGAGCACGGGGACCGCGACGAATTGCTATCCGACCTTGGTCTGGATGAGGCTGGTTTCGTCGAAACCGCTCGCGAATTGGCGGGACAGTTTGGAAGCCTGCAAACGACCGAAGATCATTCCGAGAATCCAAGCGAGTCCACTGTGTGA
- a CDS encoding protein kinase family protein: MTIDEFLNTLESSASQMPERLADLRDALQGQQPERNGTSNDVHDAPQPEIQIGNCRILSATDSDQNGVTFLGQHCENGQAMTVRMVFPNEDRPFAGTDEEHEAHQRFSHPTKTPVLTVDQVGDFLCLCRDAAHGETLTAIVAESGEFPTDAALECMLQASRCLHEAHQNGYVNGDLHPNHWLLDDDGQLWLNPDQPFQRIDSVSDAKTRQTADRLSLRSLWILLSLGKSEQQCSDEDLSNALPSPLDADCWNRVESLRDLLTILDPTMTTVPEPRDEPVTEPTPVPQQTVIAPPPVAKPASFEPNPADISQAGTSWFWWVGTAVAAFGLITWWLSR, encoded by the coding sequence ATGACAATTGATGAATTCCTCAACACGCTGGAAAGCTCGGCATCTCAGATGCCCGAACGGCTCGCGGACTTGAGAGACGCTCTGCAGGGGCAACAGCCGGAGCGGAATGGCACTTCGAACGACGTCCACGACGCTCCGCAACCTGAGATTCAAATCGGCAACTGCCGAATCCTGAGCGCGACCGACTCCGATCAGAATGGCGTCACGTTCCTGGGGCAGCACTGCGAGAATGGCCAGGCCATGACTGTTCGCATGGTTTTTCCCAATGAGGATCGGCCATTTGCCGGGACTGACGAGGAACACGAGGCCCATCAGCGTTTTTCACATCCCACCAAGACGCCGGTATTGACCGTTGACCAAGTGGGTGACTTCCTGTGCTTGTGTCGTGATGCCGCTCACGGCGAGACGCTCACGGCGATCGTGGCGGAGAGCGGAGAATTCCCCACCGACGCCGCGCTCGAATGCATGTTGCAAGCCTCGCGATGTTTGCATGAAGCTCACCAAAATGGGTACGTCAACGGTGATCTCCATCCGAACCATTGGTTGCTCGATGACGATGGCCAGCTGTGGTTGAATCCCGATCAACCGTTTCAACGAATTGATTCCGTCTCGGATGCCAAGACGAGACAAACTGCGGACCGACTCTCGTTGCGATCGCTCTGGATTCTTCTATCACTTGGAAAGAGCGAGCAGCAGTGCAGCGACGAGGACTTGTCGAATGCGTTGCCATCACCTCTGGACGCTGATTGCTGGAATCGAGTGGAATCTCTGCGTGATCTGCTAACGATCCTCGATCCCACGATGACAACCGTACCAGAGCCACGCGATGAACCGGTGACGGAACCAACACCAGTCCCTCAGCAGACGGTGATCGCACCGCCTCCCGTCGCAAAGCCAGCCTCGTTCGAGCCGAACCCAGCCGATATTAGCCAAGCCGGAACGAGCTGGTTCTGGTGGGTGGGAACCGCCGTCGCCGCGTTTGGGTTGATCACTTGGTGGCTATCACGCTGA
- a CDS encoding lactate racemase domain-containing protein: protein MSTTDTHTIVLEYGAESPFRFQIEADRVVAAMPTPESVDDVKASALAVLQQPLDFPPLSQSVIPDDHVVLAVDPATPDAASLVAACWVCLEEAGISAENVLILETETLGDSASPPVDPRRELPEAVRARVQWKRHRPGSADDCAYLATTAAGERIYLAPELVHADAVITIGLLGFDPLLGYRGTNSVFYPGLSTAEAVKKSQGQGHQELRPNDERPLRQLVDEIGWLLGTLFTLQVIPSVTGGVSEVLAGALDSVLREGKKRLDELFRIELDYRAETVVVSIGKTASDPWQALGAALAVSRNLVGREGKVVLLSSLDQSPQSGVELLQTHDEPLDILPKLQHVNPDDREAATQLAKTLDWAGVYLLSGLPDEVVEELGVMPIGSTDEVERLLAREDQIVFIPAAIHSFGRVRSE from the coding sequence TTGTCAACCACCGATACTCATACTATTGTTCTGGAATACGGTGCGGAATCTCCGTTCCGTTTTCAAATCGAAGCCGATCGCGTGGTGGCGGCAATGCCGACACCGGAGTCGGTGGACGACGTCAAAGCATCGGCATTGGCAGTCCTGCAACAACCATTGGACTTCCCGCCGCTTTCACAATCCGTGATTCCCGACGATCACGTGGTCTTGGCGGTGGACCCGGCGACGCCCGATGCGGCATCTCTCGTGGCGGCCTGCTGGGTTTGCTTGGAAGAAGCCGGGATCAGCGCGGAAAATGTGTTGATTCTCGAGACCGAAACGCTCGGAGATTCTGCGTCTCCTCCCGTTGATCCACGACGAGAACTGCCCGAAGCAGTGCGTGCGCGGGTGCAATGGAAACGACATCGTCCCGGTTCCGCCGACGACTGTGCTTATCTGGCGACGACCGCTGCCGGCGAGAGAATCTATCTAGCACCGGAGTTAGTTCACGCCGATGCCGTCATCACCATTGGATTGCTTGGCTTCGACCCACTGCTCGGGTATCGCGGCACGAACAGCGTGTTTTACCCGGGGCTATCTACCGCCGAAGCCGTCAAGAAATCGCAGGGGCAAGGCCATCAGGAACTGCGTCCAAACGACGAACGCCCGTTGAGACAACTGGTTGACGAAATTGGTTGGCTCCTCGGCACGTTGTTCACGTTGCAAGTGATTCCGTCCGTGACGGGCGGCGTGAGTGAAGTCCTGGCAGGTGCGCTGGATTCCGTATTGCGAGAAGGCAAGAAACGGTTAGACGAACTCTTTCGGATCGAGTTGGATTACCGCGCCGAAACCGTGGTGGTGTCGATTGGAAAAACCGCATCTGACCCATGGCAGGCCCTCGGAGCGGCATTGGCCGTTTCTCGAAATCTTGTCGGACGCGAGGGCAAGGTGGTTTTGCTTTCGAGCCTCGATCAGTCACCGCAATCCGGAGTGGAGTTGCTGCAAACCCACGATGAGCCATTGGACATCTTGCCGAAACTTCAACACGTGAACCCAGACGATCGCGAAGCGGCCACCCAACTTGCGAAGACACTCGATTGGGCCGGAGTTTACCTGCTAAGCGGGTTGCCCGACGAAGTCGTTGAAGAACTGGGTGTGATGCCGATCGGTTCAACCGACGAAGTGGAACGACTCCTTGCCCGCGAAGATCAAATCGTGTTTATCCCGGCTGCTATCCATTCCTTCGGGCGTGTCCGATCCGAATAG
- a CDS encoding RNA polymerase sigma factor, with protein sequence MTTENLSRTLTDDELMLLVQAGEDRAFEKLVERHQGPLWGFFFRNVRDAQLAEDLTQETLIKLYNQAWDYLPRGKFRGWMYRIGRNLMIDNVRKQSHDALVKAVRGRSEDDDDGMARLAAELIPPETKASQRELRDLVDNLLDGLPEEQRFTFTLFVYAGLSLPEVAEIMETSIPTTKSRLRLAREKLQDKLRGYGVSLAETD encoded by the coding sequence ATGACTACCGAAAACCTATCCCGCACGCTGACTGATGACGAGCTGATGTTGCTCGTGCAAGCGGGAGAGGACCGCGCGTTTGAAAAACTGGTCGAACGACATCAAGGGCCGTTGTGGGGGTTCTTCTTTCGCAACGTTCGTGATGCCCAGTTGGCCGAGGATTTGACGCAAGAAACGTTGATCAAGTTATACAATCAGGCATGGGATTACCTTCCGCGTGGAAAATTCCGCGGTTGGATGTACCGAATCGGTCGCAATTTGATGATCGACAACGTGCGGAAACAATCTCACGATGCCCTCGTGAAAGCCGTTCGCGGACGAAGCGAAGATGACGACGACGGCATGGCCCGACTCGCCGCCGAGCTAATCCCGCCGGAAACCAAAGCCTCACAGCGGGAACTTCGTGATCTGGTCGATAATCTTCTCGATGGGCTACCTGAGGAGCAACGCTTCACGTTTACGTTGTTTGTGTACGCCGGTCTCAGTTTGCCGGAAGTGGCGGAAATTATGGAAACGTCCATTCCCACCACCAAAAGCCGACTGCGATTAGCGCGCGAGAAACTGCAAGATAAACTTCGCGGTTACGGCGTCAGTTTGGCGGAAACTGACTGA
- a CDS encoding PspA/IM30 family protein: MSYFNRLTDIVTCNLTEMLRREDDPQSALSRIIEEMEEGLGGARRSVATATRNVDRLRTEIEEHQSRIAEWIDKAKTELEAGNEDAARAALSRKQEVSDLIAGLEQQLSAAESTRTHLSTTLRALEARLTEAQRTRTQFETDVDTPPKPAVAEEPPPQPSDAERADQVEAELAELKRMLGSS; this comes from the coding sequence ATGAGTTATTTCAATCGGCTCACAGATATCGTCACTTGCAACCTGACCGAAATGCTCCGCCGCGAGGACGATCCGCAGTCGGCTTTATCGCGGATCATCGAAGAAATGGAAGAAGGGCTTGGCGGTGCCCGGCGAAGTGTGGCGACCGCGACGAGGAATGTCGATCGCTTGCGGACCGAGATTGAAGAACATCAGTCGCGAATTGCGGAGTGGATCGACAAAGCCAAAACGGAATTGGAAGCCGGCAACGAGGACGCTGCACGAGCCGCTTTGTCTCGGAAGCAGGAAGTTTCGGATTTGATCGCCGGACTCGAGCAGCAACTCTCCGCGGCGGAGTCGACCCGAACTCACCTTTCGACCACATTGCGAGCATTGGAAGCCCGACTGACTGAAGCGCAGCGGACCCGCACGCAGTTTGAAACCGATGTTGATACGCCACCAAAACCGGCTGTCGCCGAGGAGCCACCACCGCAACCCAGCGACGCCGAACGGGCCGACCAAGTCGAAGCGGAATTAGCCGAGTTGAAACGCATGCTGGGCAGTTCGTAG
- a CDS encoding RNA polymerase sigma factor: MAASEFTSNPSSLANRVRQVWADAWTDHEWRLFRMTSKETPEEIRERLWASLDSHLSTWMERHRNRVRGNSEATPVNGDAVDSQAIDRLAAAGRHLIILRQLQTPNVPNEDVETLRSLLWNDLQPQVSRIAAGFQRTAAKRGFEVEDLMHEAAIHLQNVVPKFDTNHPRKAAFATWFDDVVSNLFASLVRPRKSDVFHRGQGNIESGPTEPGTDADISRQSQAARVSAIVREIEDFLTESVKNGELRFEQVLAFRLYLFENLTYQEVANALEKAGYSYGTTQIFNFVKEIRKQIVEHFDGDPFQ, translated from the coding sequence ATGGCGGCGTCCGAGTTCACGAGCAATCCGAGTTCGTTGGCCAATCGTGTTCGGCAAGTCTGGGCAGACGCTTGGACCGATCACGAGTGGCGTCTTTTTCGGATGACCTCCAAAGAAACCCCTGAGGAGATTCGGGAGCGTCTTTGGGCCAGTTTGGATTCCCACCTGTCGACATGGATGGAACGCCACAGGAACCGCGTTCGGGGGAATTCGGAAGCAACCCCGGTCAACGGTGACGCCGTCGATTCACAGGCAATCGACCGATTGGCGGCGGCGGGTCGGCACTTGATCATTCTCCGCCAATTGCAGACTCCGAACGTCCCCAATGAAGACGTTGAGACGCTACGGTCGCTGTTATGGAACGATCTGCAACCGCAAGTCTCTCGAATTGCTGCGGGTTTTCAGCGAACAGCTGCCAAACGCGGATTCGAGGTGGAAGATCTGATGCACGAGGCGGCAATTCACTTGCAAAACGTGGTGCCGAAGTTCGACACCAACCACCCGCGGAAAGCCGCGTTTGCCACCTGGTTTGATGATGTCGTCTCCAACTTGTTTGCTTCGCTTGTCAGACCTCGCAAGAGTGACGTCTTTCATCGGGGACAAGGGAACATCGAATCTGGTCCAACAGAACCAGGGACGGATGCCGATATTTCTCGGCAATCGCAGGCCGCGCGTGTCTCCGCGATCGTCCGAGAAATTGAAGATTTTCTGACGGAATCCGTCAAGAATGGCGAATTGCGGTTCGAACAGGTCTTGGCGTTTCGGCTATATCTCTTTGAAAACCTTACGTATCAGGAAGTCGCAAATGCTTTAGAGAAAGCTGGTTACAGTTACGGCACCACGCAAATCTTCAATTTTGTGAAGGAAATTCGCAAACAGATCGTAGAACACTTCGATGGTGACCCATTTCAGTAA
- a CDS encoding outer membrane protein assembly factor BamB family protein, with translation MTHHTAWMTIVLLFMATIDGHSQVRRLGGRGPIGVAQPDIAATPEATLPLVDRELSRALRQAKQLVEAKRYVDAAEYLQMILDFPEDGFMSVDDTESSFRSLKAEADRIVAEMPEGGRNAYRLQFEPKAAAALADARKNGKRSDFVDVIRRYSQTQSGQDAIYELGSQLFDQGNFLAAAHSFERLRKSADAGGREPMLSLKCAMSWKLGGRETEAKNVLAELAKRDQELTVDLAGGEVELVTNRDAMTEWLAGVELQDSSKPLDPSNEWTSHAGGIRRNAVVATGADHPASEWTAIPTDVPRRSDSEISFDQTIQSMVTVSTKNQRPREFSIQTREPLIVGDLVLVRTPSDVTALDRHTGEFRWRGMPDLFIDRLHHSGAQGNQSVESQLQTRVVKHVWIDVTYGRMSTDGKYVYCVELPDHFPEPLQQNRQPNANSNLLLALRIDDEEGPCEWRVGGERNVGPFELPLAGHFFLGPPTPLGGELFCLADVDNETRLLVLEPSSGEVKWSQGLAATGDYAREARRNSGLVVAAADGVVVCPTGAGSFVAIDLTTRSLLWAYSVRPNQQNLQFQRRRIVPTPNMVQSWLDEQPVIVDGRVLLKSRHTNELHCVDLRSGRKLWTNSEKLRRYIVGVAGETIVVADDFDISAYSLEDGKLRWKEQTGLSHSTGRGLIVNDRVLIPRWSDLVHLSLQTGEVLERETFPNEAALGNLAAAGNTLIVQGLHHVYSRSLVDD, from the coding sequence ATGACGCACCACACAGCCTGGATGACGATCGTCTTGTTGTTCATGGCAACCATCGACGGCCATTCGCAAGTTCGGCGTCTTGGTGGGCGTGGTCCGATAGGCGTTGCACAACCCGATATCGCTGCGACGCCGGAAGCAACACTGCCACTGGTGGATCGAGAATTAAGCCGGGCGCTTCGCCAAGCCAAACAGTTAGTCGAAGCCAAACGCTATGTTGATGCTGCTGAGTATCTCCAAATGATTCTCGATTTCCCCGAAGATGGATTCATGTCCGTCGACGATACCGAGTCGAGTTTTCGTAGCCTGAAAGCCGAAGCGGATCGGATCGTCGCTGAGATGCCGGAAGGCGGACGGAACGCGTATCGTTTGCAGTTCGAACCGAAGGCCGCCGCTGCGTTGGCTGATGCACGGAAGAACGGAAAAAGATCCGACTTCGTCGATGTGATTCGTCGGTATTCGCAAACCCAATCCGGTCAGGACGCGATCTACGAACTCGGCTCGCAACTGTTTGATCAGGGGAATTTTCTCGCGGCCGCACACAGTTTCGAACGCTTGCGGAAATCTGCGGACGCCGGCGGACGCGAGCCTATGTTGTCACTGAAATGTGCCATGAGCTGGAAGCTCGGCGGGCGTGAAACCGAAGCCAAAAACGTGTTGGCGGAACTCGCCAAACGTGATCAGGAATTGACCGTCGATTTGGCCGGGGGCGAAGTCGAATTGGTCACCAATCGCGATGCCATGACGGAATGGCTCGCGGGTGTGGAACTCCAGGATTCTAGTAAGCCCTTGGACCCATCAAACGAGTGGACCTCGCACGCGGGCGGGATTCGTCGAAATGCGGTGGTCGCAACGGGAGCGGATCACCCGGCTTCGGAGTGGACGGCAATTCCGACCGACGTACCTAGACGGTCAGACTCCGAGATCTCGTTCGATCAAACAATTCAGAGCATGGTCACGGTTTCCACAAAGAACCAACGTCCGCGAGAGTTTTCCATCCAGACACGTGAACCGCTGATTGTTGGTGACCTTGTGTTGGTGCGGACGCCATCAGACGTCACGGCGCTGGATCGGCATACTGGTGAATTTCGATGGCGGGGGATGCCGGATTTGTTCATCGATCGCCTTCACCACAGCGGCGCTCAGGGCAACCAAAGTGTTGAAAGCCAACTGCAAACACGGGTCGTGAAGCATGTCTGGATCGATGTCACCTACGGGCGAATGAGTACCGACGGCAAATATGTGTATTGCGTGGAACTCCCGGATCATTTTCCGGAACCGCTTCAGCAAAACCGTCAACCGAACGCCAATTCCAATTTGCTATTGGCGTTGCGGATCGACGACGAAGAAGGCCCCTGCGAATGGCGTGTTGGAGGCGAACGAAATGTCGGACCGTTCGAACTTCCGCTTGCCGGGCATTTTTTCCTCGGGCCGCCGACGCCGCTTGGCGGTGAGCTGTTCTGTCTTGCGGACGTCGACAACGAGACACGTTTGCTGGTTCTGGAACCGTCGAGCGGTGAGGTCAAATGGTCGCAAGGTCTGGCTGCAACTGGCGATTATGCGCGGGAAGCGAGACGGAATTCCGGTCTCGTTGTGGCGGCGGCCGATGGTGTCGTCGTTTGCCCAACCGGGGCGGGTTCGTTTGTCGCGATTGATCTAACCACCCGTTCGCTGCTGTGGGCCTATTCGGTTCGTCCGAATCAACAAAATCTGCAATTCCAACGACGACGGATCGTTCCCACGCCAAACATGGTTCAATCGTGGCTTGATGAACAGCCTGTAATTGTGGACGGACGCGTGTTGTTGAAGTCGCGTCATACTAACGAGCTTCACTGTGTGGATCTTCGCTCAGGACGCAAACTTTGGACGAACTCTGAAAAGCTGCGACGGTACATCGTGGGTGTCGCGGGAGAGACGATTGTCGTCGCGGACGACTTCGATATCTCCGCGTACTCGCTTGAGGATGGCAAACTTCGTTGGAAGGAACAAACCGGTTTATCGCACTCGACCGGTCGCGGACTCATTGTGAACGATCGGGTGTTGATTCCGCGATGGTCGGACTTAGTCCATCTCAGTTTGCAAACCGGTGAAGTGCTCGAACGCGAAACATTTCCCAATGAGGCCGCACTCGGGAACTTGGCAGCCGCCGGGAACACTTTGATTGTCCAGGGGTTGCACCACGTCTATTCCCGATCACTCGTCGATGATTGA